The following are encoded in a window of Polycladomyces subterraneus genomic DNA:
- the yqfC gene encoding sporulation protein YqfC, with protein sequence MRRMSGKLRKRAFQWLDLPSDVTSDVPRIQIIGSQQIAVENYREVTHFSDGELRLRLSEGSLCITGAQLTIRAIYRDEVWIEGNIHGIEFAK encoded by the coding sequence ATGCGGAGGATGAGCGGCAAGCTGCGAAAACGAGCCTTTCAATGGCTGGATCTTCCATCGGATGTGACGTCCGACGTTCCGCGCATCCAAATAATCGGATCTCAGCAAATCGCAGTGGAAAATTACCGGGAAGTGACGCATTTCAGCGACGGGGAACTGCGTTTGCGGTTGAGTGAGGGAAGCCTGTGCATCACCGGAGCGCAATTGACGATTCGCGCCATTTATCGGGACGAGGTGTGGATCGAGGGGAACATACACGGGATCGAGTTTGCGAAATGA
- a CDS encoding NUDIX hydrolase has translation MKEISAGGVVYRRTANGVEILLIEDRYTHWTLPKGKQEPGETHEETALREIEEETGIRGRIEQPLESVSYTYFHPDKGNVQKEVHYYLVQAETDQVVPQLSEINTVRWLSAEEAWKLHEREGYENNRSVLKKAFQCLGIDV, from the coding sequence ATGAAAGAGATATCAGCCGGCGGTGTAGTGTACAGGCGCACGGCAAACGGTGTGGAAATTTTATTGATTGAGGACCGTTATACACATTGGACACTGCCCAAAGGCAAGCAGGAACCCGGGGAGACGCACGAGGAAACGGCACTGAGGGAGATTGAGGAAGAGACGGGGATTCGCGGACGGATTGAGCAGCCGCTGGAATCGGTGTCCTACACATATTTTCACCCCGACAAAGGGAACGTGCAAAAAGAAGTCCACTATTATCTCGTACAAGCTGAAACGGACCAAGTCGTCCCGCAATTGTCGGAAATCAACACAGTGCGGTGGTTGAGTGCAGAAGAGGCTTGGAAGTTGCATGAACGGGAAGGATATGAGAATAATCGGTCGGTATTGAAGAAAGCGTTTCAATGCTTGGGCATTGACGTTTGA
- the deoC gene encoding deoxyribose-phosphate aldolase, translated as MDLKTIASMIDHTLLKPDATASQIENLCREAKEYGFASVCVNPVWVARAAEWLKGSDVKVCTVVGFPLGATTKETKAFETRNAIENGADEIDMVMNIGALKSGDHTLVREDIAAVVEAAGGKTVKVILETGLLNDDEIRIASTLAKEAGAHFVKTSTGFGHGGATEEAVRLMRKTVGPDMGVKASGGVRDAETARKMIEAGANRIGASASVAIVTGAQGTKGY; from the coding sequence ATGGACTTGAAAACCATTGCCAGCATGATCGATCATACGTTGCTGAAACCGGATGCGACAGCATCGCAAATCGAAAATCTGTGCCGGGAGGCCAAAGAATACGGCTTTGCTTCCGTTTGCGTCAACCCGGTTTGGGTGGCTCGGGCGGCCGAGTGGTTGAAGGGTTCTGATGTCAAAGTATGTACGGTGGTCGGCTTTCCGTTGGGCGCAACTACCAAGGAGACCAAAGCGTTCGAAACCCGGAACGCCATCGAAAACGGTGCCGATGAAATTGATATGGTGATGAATATCGGCGCGCTCAAATCGGGGGATCACACGCTTGTTCGGGAAGATATCGCGGCTGTGGTGGAAGCGGCCGGCGGAAAAACGGTCAAAGTAATTCTGGAGACGGGTCTGCTGAATGACGATGAGATTCGTATCGCGTCTACTCTGGCCAAGGAAGCGGGTGCTCACTTCGTCAAGACGTCGACCGGATTCGGGCACGGTGGAGCCACCGAGGAGGCCGTCCGGCTAATGCGGAAGACGGTGGGACCTGACATGGGGGTGAAAGCCTCTGGGGGTGTGCGCGATGCGGAAACCGCCCGCAAAATGATCGAAGCCGGAGCCAACCGAATCGGGGCTAGTGCCAGTGTGGCCATTGTCACCGGTGCCCAAGGAACGAAAGGGTATTGA
- the mtaB gene encoding tRNA (N(6)-L-threonylcarbamoyladenosine(37)-C(2))-methylthiotransferase MtaB gives MSTVAFHTLGCKVNAYETEAIWQLFKQAGYEKVDFEQKADVYVINTCTVTNTGDKKSRQVIRRAIRRNPDAVVAVTGCYAQTSPKEIMEIPGVDIVVGTQGRDKLLEYVEQYKRERQPINAVKNIMKAREFEELDVPTFSERTRASLKIQEGCNNFCTFCIIPWARGLMRSRKPESVLKQARQLVEAGYKEIVLTGIHTGGYGEDLENYTLADLLWDLDQIDGLKRVRISSIEASQITDRVIEVLNASDKMCRHLHIPLQAGDDEVLKRMRRKYTVDEYRRKIEQVKSAMPNVAITTDVIVGFPGETEEQFENGYRLIEELEFAELHVFPYSKRTGTPAARMENQVPEEVKHERVHRLIELSNRLSLKYSKRFVGDVLEVIPERPFKEAPDSGLYMGYSDNYLQVVFEGNDDLIGQVCRVKIDEAGAEYCRGTFATVVRDVPRPASKPKAV, from the coding sequence ATGAGCACCGTTGCGTTTCACACATTGGGTTGCAAAGTGAACGCCTATGAAACGGAAGCGATCTGGCAATTGTTCAAACAAGCCGGTTACGAAAAAGTGGATTTCGAACAAAAAGCGGACGTGTATGTGATCAACACCTGCACGGTGACCAACACCGGGGACAAAAAAAGCCGGCAGGTCATCCGTCGGGCCATTCGTCGCAATCCGGATGCCGTGGTGGCGGTCACCGGTTGCTATGCGCAAACGTCACCCAAGGAAATTATGGAGATACCGGGTGTGGACATCGTCGTCGGCACACAGGGGCGGGACAAACTCCTGGAATATGTGGAACAGTATAAGCGGGAACGGCAGCCGATCAATGCGGTGAAAAATATTATGAAAGCACGGGAGTTCGAGGAGTTGGACGTCCCGACGTTTTCGGAACGGACACGTGCATCGCTCAAGATTCAGGAAGGATGCAATAACTTCTGCACATTTTGCATCATTCCGTGGGCACGGGGGCTGATGCGCAGCCGAAAACCGGAGAGCGTCCTCAAACAGGCTCGCCAACTGGTGGAAGCGGGGTACAAGGAGATCGTCCTGACCGGCATTCACACAGGAGGCTACGGGGAAGACCTGGAAAATTACACGCTGGCGGATCTTCTGTGGGATTTGGATCAGATCGACGGGCTCAAACGCGTCCGCATCAGCTCAATTGAAGCCAGCCAGATCACCGACCGGGTGATCGAAGTGCTCAACGCCTCGGACAAAATGTGCCGTCATCTGCACATCCCGCTTCAAGCCGGGGATGACGAAGTGTTGAAACGGATGCGCCGCAAGTACACGGTGGACGAGTACCGGCGCAAAATCGAACAAGTCAAATCGGCGATGCCCAACGTGGCCATTACGACCGATGTGATCGTCGGATTCCCGGGCGAGACGGAGGAGCAGTTTGAAAACGGCTATCGTTTGATCGAAGAGCTGGAATTCGCGGAACTTCACGTTTTCCCGTATTCCAAACGGACCGGTACACCGGCGGCCCGGATGGAAAACCAGGTGCCGGAAGAAGTGAAACACGAACGGGTTCACCGCTTGATCGAACTGTCCAATCGTCTCTCGCTCAAATATTCGAAGCGGTTTGTAGGCGATGTGCTGGAAGTGATTCCGGAGCGTCCGTTCAAGGAAGCGCCGGACAGCGGGTTGTACATGGGCTATTCCGACAACTATCTGCAAGTGGTCTTCGAAGGCAATGACGATCTGATCGGCCAGGTTTGCCGTGTGAAAATCGACGAAGCAGGCGCCGAATATTGTCGAGGCACATTTGCCACAGTGGTACGGGACGTGCCCCGTCCGGCATCCAAACCGAAAGCGGTGTGA
- the rpsU gene encoding 30S ribosomal protein S21 — protein sequence MAEVRVRKNESLDNALRRFKRSCSKDGVLAELRKREHYDKPSVRRKKKSEAARKKRK from the coding sequence ATGGCGGAGGTTCGCGTGCGCAAAAACGAATCGCTGGATAACGCATTGCGCCGGTTTAAGCGTTCCTGCTCGAAAGACGGCGTGCTGGCCGAGTTGAGGAAACGGGAACACTACGATAAACCCAGTGTTCGCCGGAAAAAGAAATCCGAGGCTGCACGGAAAAAGCGGAAGTAA
- the floA gene encoding flotillin-like protein FloA (flotillin-like protein involved in membrane lipid rafts) — protein sequence MSAEVLVVLLVVVGIIFLSILFTFVPVMLWISAMASGVYVGLTTLIGMRLRRIVPARIVNPLIKARKAGLDVNIVQLETHYLAGGNVDRVVDALIAAQRADIDLEFERAAAIDLAGRDVLEAVQMSVNPKVIETPVVSAVAKDGIEVKVIARVTVRANIDRLVGGAGEETIIARVGEGIVTTNGSANSHKEVLENPDMISNTVLSKGLDAGTAFEILSIDIADVDIGENIGARLQTDQAEADKRIAQAKAEERRAMAVAKEQEMRARVEEMRAKVVEAEAQVPLAMAEALRSGKLGVMDYYHLQNVMADTAMRKSISRSADGEEDEEN from the coding sequence ATGAGTGCCGAGGTATTGGTCGTTTTGCTCGTGGTGGTCGGTATTATATTCTTGTCCATCCTGTTTACATTTGTACCCGTGATGCTGTGGATCAGTGCCATGGCGTCAGGAGTTTATGTCGGTTTGACTACATTGATCGGGATGCGGTTGCGACGGATTGTGCCAGCGCGTATCGTCAATCCTTTGATCAAAGCGAGAAAAGCGGGGCTGGATGTCAATATTGTTCAGTTGGAAACGCATTACCTGGCCGGAGGGAATGTGGATCGGGTGGTGGACGCCCTGATCGCTGCACAGCGGGCGGACATCGATCTGGAGTTTGAACGGGCGGCGGCGATCGACTTGGCGGGACGTGATGTGTTGGAAGCTGTACAGATGAGTGTCAATCCCAAGGTGATTGAAACCCCGGTGGTCTCCGCCGTGGCCAAGGACGGAATCGAGGTGAAGGTGATAGCTCGGGTGACCGTCCGCGCCAATATCGACCGTTTGGTCGGTGGTGCGGGAGAAGAGACGATCATCGCCCGGGTCGGCGAAGGAATCGTGACCACCAACGGTTCGGCCAATAGCCACAAAGAAGTGTTAGAAAATCCAGACATGATCTCCAACACCGTGCTGAGCAAGGGATTGGATGCGGGAACGGCCTTTGAAATCCTCTCCATTGACATTGCCGACGTGGATATCGGGGAAAACATCGGCGCCCGCCTGCAGACCGATCAAGCTGAAGCGGACAAACGGATCGCCCAAGCCAAGGCCGAGGAGCGTCGGGCGATGGCAGTGGCCAAGGAGCAGGAGATGCGTGCGCGGGTTGAGGAAATGCGCGCCAAAGTGGTGGAGGCGGAAGCACAAGTGCCGCTGGCAATGGCGGAAGCGTTGCGCTCCGGAAAATTGGGGGTCATGGATTATTATCATTTGCAAAATGTGATGGCGGATACTGCGATGCGTAAATCGATCAGCCGCTCTGCCGATGGAGAAGAGGACGAGGAGAACTGA
- a CDS encoding PhoH family protein gives MKIRLRDAGEALSLFGPHDTYLKRIEANTTAKIVARGEEVVISGSPEEQAVLGHLFRVLLTLIRRGTPITERDVVYAHRLARQGMVDELLELFDEQIGITYKGKSVQAKTLGQRHYVSAIRKYDIVFGIGPAGTGKTFLAVVMAVTALKSHRVKRIVLTRPAVEAGESLGFLPGDLQEKVDPYLRPLYDSLYTMLGAEQVTKMMERGLIEVAPLAYMRGRTLEDSFVILDEAQNTTPEQMKMFLTRLGFGSKMVVTGDVTQIDLPKGKQSGLKEAQRVLRSVPEIRFVYLGQEDVVRHTLVQKIIDAYDRYA, from the coding sequence ATGAAAATTCGTTTGCGTGATGCAGGTGAAGCACTGAGTTTGTTTGGGCCTCACGATACATATCTGAAACGGATCGAGGCCAACACAACAGCCAAAATCGTTGCGCGCGGAGAAGAGGTCGTCATCTCCGGATCGCCGGAGGAACAAGCGGTGCTCGGCCATCTGTTCCGCGTCTTGTTGACATTGATTCGCCGGGGGACTCCCATCACCGAGAGGGATGTCGTATACGCTCATCGTTTGGCCCGGCAGGGAATGGTCGATGAGTTGCTGGAGCTGTTTGACGAGCAGATCGGCATCACCTACAAAGGGAAGTCCGTTCAGGCCAAAACGTTGGGGCAACGTCATTACGTCTCCGCCATCCGGAAGTATGATATCGTCTTCGGTATTGGTCCTGCCGGGACGGGGAAAACGTTTTTGGCAGTTGTCATGGCGGTGACGGCGCTGAAGTCGCATCGCGTCAAGCGGATCGTGCTGACGCGGCCGGCGGTAGAAGCGGGAGAAAGCCTCGGGTTTTTGCCGGGAGACCTGCAGGAAAAAGTGGACCCGTATTTGCGACCGCTGTATGACAGCTTATACACCATGCTCGGAGCGGAACAGGTGACCAAAATGATGGAACGCGGATTAATCGAAGTGGCGCCCTTGGCGTATATGCGGGGCCGGACACTGGAGGATTCGTTCGTCATTTTGGATGAAGCCCAAAATACGACGCCCGAGCAGATGAAGATGTTTTTGACGCGGTTGGGGTTTGGGTCCAAAATGGTCGTGACCGGTGACGTTACGCAAATTGATTTGCCCAAGGGCAAACAATCCGGATTAAAAGAAGCACAACGCGTGTTACGATCGGTACCGGAAATCCGGTTTGTCTATTTGGGGCAGGAAGATGTTGTCCGTCACACGTTGGTGCAAAAAATCATCGATGCTTACGATCGTTATGCCTAG
- the yqfD gene encoding sporulation protein YqfD has product MTRLKWPRSMTGHLRVELKGDGLTQWLNRAKNAGIQLKNIRWVDQERLRFTLAVQDFYRMVPLVRRTGISMRIVGKKGLPFWLYKMERRKFFTAGIVLFLAMLFVMTSIVWRVDVEGNETIPDEQILKLAKQEGVYVGQVKYRLPDTESVQYRLSRHLSGVSWVGFRLEGTRAIITVVEKKRVDPRERSDERGPVNFIAKRDAMVYDLRVERGRPMVGVSDMVRKGQVLISGYYGNPEEKGSLRLVGAKGKVLGIMWYDSDVVVPLTQKRKVFTGERHVSTHLYVGSHVLRLSFLWNPVPFKRYETMQEFHAIRVRNWRLPIGWVNEKRLEMKWVRRTLTREEAVRLGMERARDDLLTRLGHDGRVLEEKVLHERLDNGKVYLKIHFNAVENIAVPQPILQGE; this is encoded by the coding sequence GTGACGCGACTCAAGTGGCCACGATCGATGACCGGTCACCTGCGGGTGGAACTCAAAGGAGACGGCTTAACACAGTGGTTGAACCGTGCGAAGAATGCCGGTATCCAGCTAAAAAATATTCGTTGGGTGGATCAAGAGCGACTGCGGTTTACCCTAGCGGTCCAAGATTTTTATCGTATGGTGCCGCTGGTGCGGCGTACGGGAATCTCCATGCGCATTGTCGGCAAGAAAGGATTGCCGTTTTGGTTGTACAAGATGGAGCGGCGGAAATTCTTCACGGCGGGCATCGTGCTATTTTTGGCGATGCTGTTTGTCATGACCTCCATCGTGTGGCGGGTGGATGTAGAAGGAAATGAGACCATCCCGGATGAACAGATTCTTAAGTTGGCCAAGCAGGAGGGCGTGTACGTCGGTCAGGTGAAATACCGCCTTCCTGACACGGAATCGGTACAATATCGATTGTCCCGTCATCTTTCAGGCGTTTCCTGGGTGGGATTTCGGTTGGAGGGAACGCGAGCGATTATCACCGTGGTGGAAAAAAAACGGGTGGATCCCAGAGAACGAAGCGATGAACGTGGTCCCGTCAACTTCATTGCCAAGCGGGATGCCATGGTATACGACTTGCGTGTGGAGCGGGGGCGTCCCATGGTGGGTGTATCCGACATGGTGCGCAAGGGACAGGTATTGATTTCAGGTTATTACGGCAACCCCGAGGAGAAAGGATCGCTCCGGTTGGTTGGGGCAAAGGGAAAAGTGCTGGGGATCATGTGGTACGACTCGGATGTGGTCGTTCCACTCACGCAAAAACGAAAAGTGTTCACCGGCGAACGTCACGTTTCTACCCATCTGTACGTAGGTTCCCATGTCTTACGGCTTTCTTTCTTGTGGAATCCCGTTCCCTTCAAGAGATATGAGACCATGCAGGAATTCCACGCTATCCGGGTGCGCAACTGGCGTTTGCCCATCGGTTGGGTCAACGAGAAACGGCTGGAGATGAAATGGGTACGACGCACCTTGACGAGGGAAGAAGCGGTCCGATTGGGAATGGAGCGGGCCCGTGATGATTTGCTGACCCGCCTGGGGCACGACGGCAGGGTACTGGAGGAAAAAGTTTTGCACGAGCGACTGGACAATGGTAAAGTTTATTTGAAGATACACTTCAATGCAGTCGAAAACATTGCGGTGCCACAACCGATTTTGCAAGGAGAATGA
- a CDS encoding alpha/beta-type small acid-soluble spore protein codes for MARTRSSNKLLVPGAGAVINQFKEEIAAEFGVTLGGAETARANGSVGGEITKRLVRQAQQQQS; via the coding sequence ATGGCACGTACGCGCAGTAGCAACAAGTTGCTGGTTCCGGGGGCTGGGGCAGTCATCAATCAGTTCAAGGAAGAGATTGCCGCGGAATTCGGCGTGACGTTGGGTGGAGCGGAAACGGCACGCGCTAACGGATCAGTCGGCGGGGAAATTACGAAACGATTGGTGCGTCAGGCCCAACAGCAACAAAGCTGA
- a CDS encoding 16S rRNA (uracil(1498)-N(3))-methyltransferase: MQRYFVDLDQIGSRTITIVGDDVHHIKKVMRFRPGDPIICCDGRGTDYVTAIDTIGPDEVVCRVVERRPSAGEPRISVTVAQSLPKGDKWEWVLQKGTELGATTFVPFVSARTIVKWDAKKAEKRRERWMRIVKEAAEQAHRGTIPEVMPVADWQVMLSRAASTGCAMIAYEGGGQPIQQVLEGDHSSFLLIVGPEGGFEEREVREAEAAGAVPVSLGPRILRTETAAVAMLTAVMYASGEMGGERA, encoded by the coding sequence ATGCAGCGTTATTTTGTCGACCTGGATCAAATCGGTTCTCGCACGATCACCATCGTGGGCGATGATGTTCATCACATCAAAAAAGTGATGCGATTTCGGCCGGGAGATCCGATCATCTGTTGCGACGGTCGCGGAACCGATTATGTGACAGCCATTGACACCATCGGGCCAGATGAGGTCGTCTGCCGAGTGGTGGAAAGGCGTCCATCCGCGGGAGAGCCGCGTATATCCGTTACGGTGGCGCAATCGCTCCCCAAGGGTGATAAATGGGAATGGGTGTTGCAAAAAGGTACGGAATTGGGCGCAACTACCTTTGTGCCGTTTGTCTCTGCGCGCACCATTGTGAAATGGGATGCAAAGAAAGCGGAAAAACGGCGGGAACGGTGGATGCGCATCGTCAAAGAAGCGGCTGAGCAAGCCCATCGCGGAACGATTCCCGAAGTGATGCCCGTGGCGGATTGGCAAGTGATGTTATCCCGTGCGGCTTCAACGGGTTGTGCCATGATCGCCTATGAGGGAGGCGGTCAACCGATCCAACAAGTATTGGAAGGTGACCACTCATCCTTTTTGTTGATTGTCGGACCAGAAGGCGGTTTTGAGGAAAGAGAAGTGAGGGAAGCGGAAGCGGCTGGTGCCGTTCCGGTCAGTTTGGGGCCCCGCATCCTGCGAACCGAAACAGCCGCCGTCGCCATGTTGACAGCAGTGATGTATGCATCAGGTGAGATGGGAGGTGAACGGGCATGA
- a CDS encoding GNAT family N-acetyltransferase, whose product MERIDVVSVLILDEERKRVLTVQNEELWSLPGGKREEAESLRQAAIRETKEETGYDVEVEGVVRISERMSSNHVVFFTFRGRVVGGKMATEDPEIQRVEWKDLSEAERLMPWYGDLMALWNGPSVYRNEQGGGHTIRELTHEEDFRSVFPLIRQLRTDLTEEKYVDLLHVMRKEGYRLFGLARDGEWLALAGVGIRHNFYNGRHLFVYDLVTDSQQRSKGYGAMLLTHLEAWAQVNGCERVELTSGVQRLDAHRFYERKMGYNRTSWVFRKELT is encoded by the coding sequence GTGGAACGAATCGATGTGGTTTCCGTATTGATTCTGGATGAGGAGCGAAAACGGGTGTTGACGGTGCAGAACGAGGAGCTCTGGAGTCTCCCGGGCGGAAAGCGGGAAGAAGCGGAGTCACTCCGCCAAGCGGCGATACGGGAAACGAAGGAAGAAACCGGTTATGATGTGGAAGTGGAAGGGGTGGTACGAATCAGTGAACGGATGTCATCGAATCATGTGGTGTTTTTCACCTTTCGCGGTCGCGTAGTGGGCGGGAAGATGGCAACTGAAGATCCTGAGATCCAGCGTGTAGAGTGGAAAGACCTCAGTGAAGCCGAAAGGTTGATGCCGTGGTACGGGGATCTTATGGCGCTGTGGAACGGCCCGTCTGTGTATCGGAACGAACAGGGAGGTGGACATACGATTCGGGAGTTGACCCATGAGGAAGACTTCCGATCCGTTTTTCCGCTCATACGCCAGCTCAGGACCGATCTCACCGAGGAGAAATATGTGGACCTGTTGCATGTCATGCGAAAGGAAGGGTACCGGCTGTTCGGACTGGCCCGGGATGGGGAGTGGTTGGCGCTGGCCGGTGTAGGGATTCGTCACAACTTCTACAATGGCCGACATTTGTTTGTATACGATCTGGTAACGGATTCCCAACAACGTTCCAAGGGATACGGAGCGATGTTGCTCACCCATCTGGAGGCGTGGGCACAAGTGAACGGGTGCGAAAGAGTGGAACTGACGTCTGGCGTGCAACGTCTGGATGCACACCGGTTTTACGAGAGGAAAATGGGATATAACCGTACCAGCTGGGTGTTTCGGAAGGAACTAACCTGA
- a CDS encoding Na/Pi cotransporter family protein: MRELLIPFATGLTIFLFGLQLIRSGLETMAGRHLQSVLLRFTKTPLRSFMTGIVATGFLQSSSAVTVLTIGFVNAGLMDFSQTVGLILGTNIGTTVTTEILALKIEDFAVPMIVSGAVIWLLPWKRFAWIGVVIGGFGCIFLGMNVMQWLAIPLKEQGWMSWLLSRGDAVQTGLTAGILMTAVIQSSSATIAMAMGFFASGLISLPFAVAVVLGSNVGTCVTGLLAVIGANRAAKQVAVAHLLLNVGGMLLFAPFVSSFADWVAALSAHPATQVAHAQTLFNIICSLIMLPFTSAYARFITRLVPSRELRT, translated from the coding sequence ATGCGCGAATTGTTGATCCCTTTTGCAACAGGGTTGACCATTTTTCTATTCGGGTTGCAACTGATCCGTTCTGGATTGGAAACGATGGCTGGTCGCCATTTGCAATCGGTGTTGTTGCGATTTACCAAAACACCGCTTCGCAGTTTTATGACCGGTATTGTGGCCACCGGTTTCTTGCAGAGCAGCAGTGCAGTGACCGTGCTGACGATCGGATTCGTCAATGCCGGATTGATGGATTTTTCTCAAACAGTGGGGTTGATTTTGGGCACCAATATCGGCACTACCGTCACAACTGAAATCTTGGCCCTGAAAATCGAGGATTTCGCCGTGCCGATGATTGTCTCGGGTGCTGTCATCTGGCTGTTGCCGTGGAAACGGTTCGCGTGGATCGGCGTCGTCATTGGCGGTTTCGGCTGTATATTTCTCGGAATGAACGTGATGCAGTGGCTGGCCATTCCACTAAAAGAGCAGGGATGGATGTCATGGCTGCTCAGTCGTGGGGATGCTGTACAAACAGGTCTAACAGCCGGCATATTGATGACGGCAGTCATTCAGAGCAGCAGTGCCACCATCGCGATGGCCATGGGCTTTTTCGCATCAGGCTTGATTTCCCTTCCCTTTGCCGTGGCGGTGGTGTTGGGTAGCAATGTGGGCACATGTGTTACCGGGTTACTGGCCGTGATCGGTGCCAACCGAGCCGCCAAACAGGTGGCGGTGGCCCACTTGTTGCTGAATGTGGGCGGCATGTTGCTGTTCGCACCGTTTGTCTCCTCATTTGCGGACTGGGTAGCGGCGTTGTCCGCTCATCCTGCTACACAGGTAGCGCACGCCCAAACCTTGTTCAACATCATCTGTTCATTGATCATGCTCCCATTCACCAGCGCGTATGCTCGGTTCATCACCAGACTGGTACCATCGAGAGAATTGCGCACTTGA
- a CDS encoding GatB/YqeY domain-containing protein, with protein MSLLERLNQDMKTAMKNKEKTKLSVIRMLRSEIKNEEIQRQHTLNDEEVIEVLMRELKKRKDALQQFEEAGRDDLVQQLREEIAVIEPYLPEQLSEEELRELVREVVQETGASSKADIGKVMKAIMPRVKGRADGKLVNRLVQEVLS; from the coding sequence GTGAGCCTTTTGGAACGGTTGAACCAGGATATGAAGACTGCTATGAAAAACAAAGAAAAGACCAAGCTTTCCGTGATCCGCATGCTTCGTTCTGAAATCAAAAATGAAGAGATTCAGCGGCAACACACGCTGAACGATGAAGAAGTGATCGAAGTCCTGATGCGCGAACTGAAAAAGCGCAAAGATGCCTTGCAGCAGTTTGAAGAGGCGGGCCGGGATGACCTGGTTCAGCAACTGCGGGAGGAAATTGCGGTGATCGAACCGTACTTGCCCGAGCAGTTGAGTGAAGAGGAACTGCGCGAACTGGTGCGAGAAGTAGTGCAGGAAACGGGTGCTTCGTCCAAAGCTGACATAGGCAAAGTGATGAAGGCCATCATGCCGCGTGTCAAAGGACGTGCGGACGGAAAACTGGTCAACCGTTTAGTGCAGGAAGTATTGAGCTGA
- a CDS encoding histidine triad nucleotide-binding protein codes for MWPSEGQGGSCVADCLFCGIVKGEIPSEKVYEDDRVLAFKDINPVAPVHVLLIPKEHHSDVMEAADRDPAVLGHLFTVASKLAKELGLSEKGFRVVNNCGKDGGQTVFHLHFHLIGGRQLTWPPG; via the coding sequence ATGTGGCCATCAGAAGGACAAGGAGGGTCGTGTGTGGCCGATTGTCTGTTTTGCGGTATCGTCAAGGGAGAGATCCCATCCGAAAAAGTGTATGAGGATGACCGTGTGCTGGCGTTTAAGGATATCAATCCCGTCGCACCGGTACATGTTCTGCTGATTCCCAAGGAACATCACTCCGACGTGATGGAAGCGGCAGATCGTGACCCAGCCGTGTTGGGCCATTTGTTCACGGTGGCTTCCAAGTTGGCCAAGGAGCTGGGGTTGTCGGAAAAGGGATTTCGTGTGGTGAATAACTGTGGGAAAGACGGCGGCCAAACCGTTTTTCACCTTCATTTCCATCTGATCGGCGGCCGTCAGCTGACATGGCCTCCGGGTTGA